One genomic segment of Gossypium arboreum isolate Shixiya-1 chromosome 3, ASM2569848v2, whole genome shotgun sequence includes these proteins:
- the LOC108482507 gene encoding FCS-Like Zinc finger 15 — MVGLSVILENQKSGSNSNIISKKSPQVISKTSMLINTTTTTSKVSFVKSELNYGVPAFLEQCYLCKQKLLPAKDIYMYKGDKGFCSVECRCRQILMDEEEILKKANCSLAAMKPPSSSASSSSAQRHRKAGRNHAC; from the exons ATGGTGGGATTAAGTGTAATTTTAGAGAATCAAAAGAGTGGTAGTAATAGTAATATAATTAGTAAAAAAAGCCCACAAGTTATTAGCAAAACAAGCATGTTAATcaacaccaccaccaccaccagcaAAGTTTCTTTTGTAAAATCTGAGTTAAATTACGGAGTTCCTGCTTTTCTCGAACAATGCTATCTTTGCAAACAAAAACTCTTACCTGCCAAAGACATCTATATGTACAA aggAGATAAGGGTTTTTGCAGCGTGGAGTGTAGGTGCAGGCAAATTTTAATGGACGAAGAAGAGATTTTAAAGAAAGCAAACTGTTCTTTGGCAGCCATGAAACCTCCTTCTTCTTCTGCTTCATCTTCCTCAGCTCAACGCCACCGTAAAGCTGGTAGAAACCATGCTTGTTGA